A DNA window from Turicibacter sp. TJ11 contains the following coding sequences:
- a CDS encoding glucose-1-phosphate adenylyltransferase: protein MAVNVVAIILAGGKGTRLKELTIHRPKPAVSFAGKYRLIDFVLSNCTNSGIDQVGVLTQYEPLELNSYIGEGSSWDLDVYGASVTVMGPYTSRDYGFLWQGGTAEAVILNMPFIEQYNPDYLLVLSADHIYKMDYRKLIDYHIEQNSELTISTIRVPKEETKRFGMLKVDEQNRVIDFEEKPVKTDSQLASMGVYVFSWQKFKEDIIHKYYKHIYDGVDFAQDVIPHFINENCKVFAYEYKGYWRDVGTVDGYWKAHMDLLDPDNDLNLHDYSWPIFSKTPNLPPHHILKGAKVRNTWLNEGSMIFGEIYDSIIGHRCVVDERSIVEKSVVLSQAKIEHDCRIRYAIIGDEVIIPPYTDILGDEDHIILVTNDNLEEILESQGRGDD, encoded by the coding sequence ATGGCTGTTAATGTGGTTGCTATTATATTAGCGGGAGGAAAGGGAACTCGCTTAAAAGAATTAACCATTCATCGTCCTAAACCAGCCGTTTCATTTGCAGGAAAATATCGTTTAATTGACTTTGTCTTAAGTAATTGTACGAACTCAGGCATTGATCAAGTAGGTGTTTTAACTCAATATGAACCATTAGAATTAAATAGCTATATTGGAGAAGGGAGTTCATGGGATTTAGATGTCTATGGAGCTTCCGTTACAGTAATGGGACCTTACACGTCGCGTGACTATGGATTTTTATGGCAAGGTGGGACGGCAGAGGCAGTTATTTTAAATATGCCGTTTATTGAACAGTATAATCCTGATTACTTACTCGTCTTATCAGCCGACCATATTTACAAGATGGATTATCGAAAGCTAATTGATTATCATATCGAGCAAAATTCAGAACTAACGATTTCAACGATTCGAGTTCCAAAGGAAGAAACGAAACGTTTTGGAATGTTAAAAGTAGATGAACAAAATCGTGTTATAGATTTTGAAGAAAAGCCAGTCAAAACAGATAGCCAACTTGCTTCTATGGGAGTATACGTTTTTAGTTGGCAAAAATTTAAAGAAGATATTATTCATAAGTATTATAAGCATATTTATGATGGCGTTGATTTTGCTCAAGACGTCATTCCTCACTTTATTAATGAGAATTGTAAGGTATTTGCCTATGAATATAAAGGTTATTGGCGAGATGTTGGAACGGTTGATGGGTATTGGAAAGCACATATGGATTTACTCGATCCTGACAATGATTTAAATTTACATGATTATAGTTGGCCTATCTTTTCAAAAACTCCTAACTTACCTCCACATCACATCTTAAAAGGAGCTAAAGTTCGTAATACTTGGTTAAATGAAGGTAGTATGATTTTTGGTGAGATTTATGATTCCATTATTGGACATCGATGTGTCGTCGATGAGCGATCAATAGTTGAAAAAAGTGTGGTTTTAAGCCAGGCTAAGATTGAGCATGACTGCCGAATTAGGTATGCGATTATTGGGGATGAAGTTATCATTCCACCATATACTGATATTTTAGGAGATGAAGATCATATTATATTGGTGACTAACGACAATCTTGAAGAAATATTAGAAAGCCAAGGTAGGGGGGATGACTAA
- a CDS encoding glycogen/starch/alpha-glucan phosphorylase, giving the protein MTNVFVDKNVFKEAFQTRVEQIYGIKFEESTPHQRYFTLGTLVREYISSNWIETNQAIVEGKHKQVYYFSMEFLMGRLLTNNIMNLGIRSTIEAAMNDLNIDLNELEKIEADAGLGNGGLGRLAACFMDSIASLALPGHGNGMRYRYGFFEQKIIDGYQVEVPDKWLQRGYVWEVRKSNESVEIPFYGEIKVDKVDGRDVYTHLPAEYVRAVPYDVPVVGDITSGNKTVNTLRLWSSEPTEKDYPDHISAVDYEKGVRNISEFLYPDDSTREGKVLRLKQQYFFVAAGVRWAVRQHKETYQTLDNFHEKNVLHINDTHPALIVPELMRILIDEEGYDWDQAWFITQHSCAYTNHTILAEALEKWPVDLFKPLLPRIYMITEEINRRYCLDLLNRYPNQPEKVAQLAIIGHDQVRMAHLAIVGSFSINGVAQLHTDILTHIEMKDFYHMYPDRFNNKTNGITHRRWLLHCNPELTKILDEQIGTQYHTNTFELAKFEEKINDKNVKDEIKKMKYARKKALSDRIYKEQGVLLDPNSIFDIQVKRLHAYKRQLLNAMHIMYLYNRLKEDEVFRANFHPQSFIFGAKAASGYYFAKKVIKLINSIAEKVNNDSDTNQLLKVVFVENYNVTYAELIMPAADLSEQISTASKEASGTGNMKFMLNGAMTIGTMDGANVEIHELVGDDNSFIFGLSADEVNDYYQNGGYNPWDLYHSDARIHRVLDQLVNGFLTPDTEEFRDIFNAVTHHGDEYFVLKDFDAYVRAQERANQTYKNQDKWLEMSMINIARSGKFSSDRTIQEYSDQIWHLDPLTF; this is encoded by the coding sequence ATGACTAATGTATTTGTTGATAAGAATGTATTTAAAGAGGCGTTTCAGACACGTGTAGAACAAATTTATGGGATCAAATTTGAAGAAAGCACTCCACATCAAAGATATTTTACATTAGGAACACTTGTGCGTGAGTATATCTCATCAAATTGGATTGAGACGAATCAGGCAATTGTAGAAGGAAAACATAAACAAGTTTACTATTTTTCAATGGAATTTTTGATGGGGCGTTTATTAACTAATAATATTATGAATTTAGGCATCCGATCAACTATTGAGGCGGCAATGAATGATTTAAATATTGATTTAAATGAATTAGAAAAAATCGAAGCTGATGCTGGATTAGGAAACGGAGGACTTGGACGTTTAGCTGCATGCTTTATGGATTCAATTGCTTCACTTGCACTACCAGGGCATGGAAATGGGATGCGTTATCGCTACGGATTCTTCGAGCAAAAAATTATTGATGGATATCAAGTAGAAGTTCCAGATAAGTGGCTACAACGCGGTTATGTTTGGGAAGTTCGCAAATCAAATGAATCAGTGGAAATTCCATTTTACGGAGAAATAAAAGTTGATAAAGTTGATGGACGTGATGTTTATACTCATTTACCAGCAGAGTACGTACGTGCAGTTCCATATGATGTCCCTGTCGTTGGAGACATTACAAGTGGTAATAAAACAGTGAACACCTTACGTTTGTGGTCATCAGAGCCAACAGAAAAAGATTATCCCGATCATATTTCGGCTGTTGACTACGAAAAAGGCGTTCGAAATATTTCAGAGTTTTTATATCCAGATGATTCAACAAGAGAAGGAAAAGTATTACGCTTAAAACAACAATATTTCTTTGTTGCAGCGGGAGTTCGTTGGGCCGTTCGTCAGCATAAAGAAACTTATCAAACGCTAGATAATTTCCATGAAAAAAATGTACTTCATATTAACGATACTCACCCAGCTTTAATTGTTCCAGAACTCATGCGTATTTTAATTGATGAAGAAGGATATGACTGGGATCAAGCTTGGTTTATTACGCAACATTCATGCGCTTATACGAATCATACCATTTTAGCTGAAGCACTTGAAAAGTGGCCAGTTGACTTATTTAAGCCATTACTTCCAAGAATTTATATGATTACAGAAGAAATTAATCGTCGTTACTGCTTAGATTTATTAAATCGTTATCCAAATCAACCAGAAAAAGTTGCTCAATTAGCGATCATTGGACATGATCAAGTACGTATGGCACACTTAGCTATCGTTGGATCGTTCAGTATTAATGGAGTGGCACAGTTACATACAGATATTTTAACTCATATTGAAATGAAAGATTTTTATCACATGTACCCAGATCGTTTTAATAATAAAACAAACGGAATTACACACCGTCGCTGGTTGTTACACTGCAATCCAGAATTAACAAAAATATTAGACGAACAAATTGGAACACAGTATCATACTAATACGTTTGAACTTGCGAAGTTTGAAGAAAAAATTAACGATAAAAACGTTAAAGATGAAATTAAAAAAATGAAGTATGCACGTAAAAAAGCTTTATCAGATCGCATTTATAAAGAACAAGGCGTCTTATTAGATCCAAATTCTATTTTTGATATTCAAGTTAAACGTCTACATGCGTATAAACGACAATTACTAAATGCGATGCATATCATGTATTTATATAATCGCTTAAAAGAGGATGAAGTGTTTAGAGCGAACTTCCATCCGCAATCTTTTATTTTTGGAGCTAAGGCGGCTTCAGGATATTATTTTGCTAAAAAAGTGATTAAATTAATTAATTCGATTGCTGAAAAAGTTAATAACGATTCAGATACCAATCAGTTATTAAAAGTTGTATTCGTTGAAAACTATAATGTAACTTATGCAGAGTTAATTATGCCAGCAGCCGATTTATCAGAGCAAATTTCAACGGCATCCAAAGAAGCTTCAGGAACAGGAAATATGAAGTTTATGTTAAATGGAGCTATGACGATTGGAACAATGGATGGAGCTAATGTTGAAATTCACGAATTAGTTGGAGATGATAATAGCTTTATCTTTGGTTTAAGTGCAGACGAGGTGAATGATTATTATCAAAATGGTGGTTATAATCCATGGGATCTTTACCACTCTGATGCTCGTATTCACCGTGTTCTTGACCAATTAGTGAATGGATTCTTAACACCGGATACTGAGGAGTTCCGCGATATCTTTAATGCAGTGACTCATCACGGGGATGAATACTTCGTATTAAAAGATTTTGATGCTTACGTTCGTGCCCAAGAACGAGCGAATCAAACATATAAAAATCAAGACAAATGGCTTGAAATGTCAATGATTAATATTGCACGTTCAGGTAAGTTTTCATCGGATCGTACCATTCAAGAATATTCAGATCAAATTTGGCATTTAGATCCATTAACATTTTAA
- a CDS encoding HNH endonuclease, giving the protein MENRCELCERSEITLTKHHIIPREEGGTEKDIVMICPDCHRQIHALYSNQELALRLFTLEALKNDEKLKKFIRFIKKQPVTKRTVVAKSKEQKRKKC; this is encoded by the coding sequence ATGGAAAACAGATGCGAATTATGCGAACGTAGTGAAATTACACTAACAAAGCATCATATTATTCCAAGAGAGGAGGGCGGAACGGAGAAAGATATTGTGATGATTTGTCCCGATTGTCATCGTCAAATTCATGCCCTATATTCAAATCAAGAATTAGCCCTTCGATTGTTTACACTTGAAGCTTTAAAAAATGATGAGAAATTAAAAAAGTTTATTCGATTTATAAAAAAACAACCTGTAACGAAGCGAACCGTTGTCGCTAAGTCTAAAGAGCAAAAGCGTAAAAAATGCTAA
- a CDS encoding ABC transporter permease, translated as MFKESIFMSWQNIIHNKMRSFLTVLGIVIGVMSIIALISIVQGVSDEMMGQFSELGANKLTIQITGTPFKTGLVETDLDLIEEVDYVDGISPTLKTSLSVVGNHRVIENTMIEGKNEAYFKNNHLSLAQGRLINPIDIAQKTNVALINEAIANELYLGVNPLNKKMTLNGVSYTIIGVIKEDSPTDMMAMMSRQGNSDYKMIIPATSMMSSFGVRQMNALEVYMSDSSYADQIISDIEHILNEAFNYKEDSYSIINMESLLDTMETMNSMMTMMLVGIASIALLVGGIGIMNMMLVSVTERTTEIGLRKALGAKPRSIQLQFLIESIFLSVFGGVIGLILGIIISIIVALVIGFTPSISIGAIVLALGFSASVGIIFGIVPARKASRLNPIDALRSV; from the coding sequence ATGTTTAAAGAAAGTATTTTTATGTCTTGGCAAAATATCATCCATAACAAGATGCGTTCCTTTTTAACTGTTCTTGGAATTGTGATTGGTGTCATGTCAATTATCGCTTTAATTTCAATCGTTCAAGGGGTTAGTGATGAAATGATGGGACAATTCTCAGAACTTGGAGCTAATAAATTAACGATCCAGATCACCGGAACTCCGTTTAAAACAGGGTTGGTAGAGACGGATTTAGATTTAATTGAAGAAGTGGATTATGTCGATGGAATTTCTCCCACACTTAAAACAAGCTTATCAGTTGTTGGGAATCATCGAGTGATTGAAAATACGATGATTGAGGGAAAGAATGAAGCTTATTTCAAAAATAATCATCTATCTTTAGCTCAAGGTCGATTAATTAATCCAATAGATATTGCTCAAAAAACAAATGTCGCCTTAATTAATGAAGCGATTGCTAATGAACTTTATTTAGGAGTCAATCCGTTAAACAAAAAGATGACTTTAAACGGCGTCTCTTATACAATCATTGGAGTCATTAAAGAAGATTCACCGACTGATATGATGGCGATGATGTCTCGACAAGGAAATAGTGATTATAAAATGATTATTCCCGCTACTAGTATGATGAGCTCATTTGGAGTCAGACAAATGAATGCACTAGAAGTTTACATGAGTGATTCTAGTTATGCTGATCAAATTATTAGTGATATTGAACATATATTGAATGAAGCATTTAACTATAAAGAAGATAGCTATAGTATTATTAATATGGAAAGTTTATTAGATACGATGGAGACCATGAATTCAATGATGACGATGATGCTAGTTGGAATTGCATCAATCGCTTTATTAGTAGGTGGAATTGGAATCATGAATATGATGTTAGTCTCAGTAACCGAACGGACAACAGAAATTGGACTTCGAAAAGCGTTAGGAGCGAAGCCTAGAAGTATTCAATTACAATTTTTAATTGAGTCGATTTTCTTATCTGTTTTTGGTGGTGTGATCGGACTTATCTTAGGAATAATCATTTCAATCATTGTAGCGCTTGTCATTGGATTTACACCAAGTATTTCAATTGGTGCGATTGTCCTAGCTTTAGGGTTTTCAGCGAGCGTAGGTATTATTTTTGGAATTGTACCTGCACGTAAGGCTAGTCGCCTAAATCCTATTGATGCTCTTCGTAGTGTCTAA
- a CDS encoding glycogen/starch synthase — MKNKALCVIDGTNTSQSLQNLLNQRCVAALPFAGRYRLVDFALSNAVHSGITNVSIFPDGDYHSLSDHIRSGKFWGLDRKVDGLFLLPPKKDVSAIANTLTFARMREYIDYFLRSRQTYVVLYHANIITTISFEQLVNSHIESGAEVTQAYYRNKPVNIFVLSREYLIELILRYEISPYQTVMDLVEMNDGIKINRYEHDSYTRTIDSILSYYRANLDMLHYEYGFQIFLLNRPVLTKTKDESPTFYTKEADVSNSMIANGCHIEGKVENCILFRDVTVKRGAIVRNSVILPRTVIGENSIVEQVITDKHVYISDGARLSGQDYTPLVLGKGQRVVGNKGINVLQVSTECVPFYKTGGLGDVTSELTQELINQGLNVDVILPLLNSLAERYQENLSHEFRSLIVLDELEVPYDVYRYSKDGINYYFISCGELTREKLYGYKDDCQRYELYCYLTLDFIEKCQMKYDVIHCHDWLTGLIPYFMKYVFMKRSNFFMYTKTVFTIHNIHYQGICDVSDLAIISRFETIPNEVMLFEKVNFMKTAIVISDEVTTVSETYCNEICYPYFAEGLDRFIVARKNHLHGIINGVNYNYNNPATDLSIYKRYSTKNIEVKKENKCQMQRELGLKVNPNIPVIGMVSRLVEQKGFDLILKVFEELMLEDVQFVLLGDGDDKYTSFFKEMARKYPTKVSANIGFYSYNSQMIYAGSDIFLMPSRFEPCGISQMIALKYGTIPIVRETGGLKDTIIPYNEFIQHGNGFGFAHYNAHDMLFTLKRAINFYHMPEHWHKLIQSAMTQDLSWKKSTDKYINLYRNLINEE, encoded by the coding sequence ATGAAAAATAAAGCTTTATGTGTGATTGATGGAACAAATACATCACAATCACTACAAAATTTATTGAATCAACGTTGTGTTGCAGCCCTACCATTTGCTGGTCGTTATCGATTAGTTGATTTTGCCTTATCTAATGCCGTTCATTCAGGAATTACGAATGTTTCGATTTTTCCTGATGGTGATTATCACTCATTAAGTGATCATATTCGGTCAGGAAAGTTTTGGGGTCTTGATCGTAAAGTAGACGGATTATTTTTACTTCCTCCTAAAAAGGATGTTAGTGCAATTGCTAATACCTTAACATTTGCTAGAATGAGAGAATACATTGATTATTTTTTAAGATCACGTCAAACCTATGTTGTTTTGTATCACGCCAACATTATCACCACCATTTCGTTCGAACAATTAGTTAATTCTCATATTGAATCAGGAGCAGAGGTTACACAAGCCTATTACCGAAACAAGCCGGTTAATATTTTCGTCTTGTCTCGAGAATATTTAATTGAATTAATTTTAAGATATGAAATTTCTCCGTATCAAACCGTGATGGATTTAGTGGAGATGAATGATGGAATTAAAATTAATCGCTATGAACACGATTCATATACGCGAACGATTGATTCCATTTTATCTTATTATCGAGCAAATTTAGACATGTTGCATTATGAGTATGGATTTCAAATTTTCTTATTAAATCGTCCGGTATTAACGAAAACAAAGGATGAGTCACCGACATTTTATACAAAAGAGGCAGATGTCAGTAATTCAATGATTGCAAACGGATGTCATATTGAAGGAAAAGTTGAAAACTGTATTCTTTTTCGAGATGTGACCGTTAAACGAGGAGCAATTGTAAGAAATTCTGTGATCTTACCAAGAACAGTAATCGGAGAAAATAGTATCGTTGAGCAAGTGATTACAGATAAACATGTCTACATTAGTGATGGTGCTCGGTTGAGTGGGCAAGATTATACGCCACTCGTCCTTGGAAAAGGTCAGCGTGTCGTTGGAAATAAAGGAATTAATGTCCTTCAAGTTTCAACAGAGTGTGTTCCTTTTTACAAAACGGGTGGATTAGGCGATGTAACATCAGAGTTAACGCAAGAATTAATTAATCAAGGATTAAATGTTGATGTGATTTTACCGCTGCTTAACTCATTAGCTGAGCGTTATCAAGAAAATTTAAGTCATGAATTTAGGTCATTAATTGTTCTTGATGAGTTAGAGGTTCCTTATGATGTGTATCGTTACTCAAAAGATGGGATTAATTATTATTTTATTTCATGTGGGGAATTAACACGCGAAAAATTATATGGATATAAAGACGATTGTCAACGCTATGAACTTTACTGCTATTTGACACTTGATTTTATTGAAAAATGTCAGATGAAGTATGACGTCATTCATTGTCATGACTGGCTAACTGGATTAATTCCATATTTTATGAAGTATGTATTTATGAAAAGAAGTAATTTTTTCATGTATACAAAAACTGTGTTTACGATTCACAACATTCATTACCAAGGTATTTGCGATGTTTCTGATTTAGCTATTATTTCGCGATTTGAGACCATTCCAAACGAAGTCATGCTATTTGAAAAGGTCAACTTTATGAAGACAGCAATTGTGATTAGCGATGAAGTCACAACGGTTTCAGAAACTTACTGTAATGAAATTTGCTATCCTTACTTTGCCGAAGGATTAGATCGTTTTATTGTGGCGCGTAAAAATCATCTTCATGGAATTATTAATGGAGTGAATTACAACTATAATAATCCGGCAACGGATTTAAGTATTTATAAACGATACTCTACTAAAAACATTGAAGTTAAAAAAGAAAATAAGTGCCAAATGCAGCGAGAACTTGGCTTAAAAGTCAATCCAAATATACCTGTCATTGGGATGGTTTCACGTTTAGTAGAACAAAAAGGATTTGATCTCATTCTTAAAGTATTTGAAGAACTAATGCTTGAAGACGTTCAGTTTGTTTTATTAGGTGATGGCGATGATAAATATACAAGCTTCTTCAAGGAGATGGCACGAAAATATCCAACAAAAGTATCAGCGAATATTGGTTTTTATTCGTATAATTCACAAATGATTTATGCAGGTAGTGATATCTTTTTAATGCCATCACGCTTTGAACCATGTGGAATTAGCCAAATGATTGCACTCAAGTATGGAACAATTCCAATCGTTCGGGAAACAGGTGGCCTAAAAGATACGATTATTCCATATAATGAGTTTATTCAGCATGGAAATGGATTTGGATTTGCACATTATAACGCTCATGATATGTTATTTACACTTAAACGAGCGATTAACTTTTATCATATGCCAGAACATTGGCATAAGCTGATTCAAAGTGCAATGACTCAAGATTTAAGCTGGAAAAAATCGACGGACAAGTACATTAACCTTTATCGAAATTTAATAAATGAAGAATAA
- a CDS encoding methyltransferase has product MTEKDYETLLNIETGGTDKYHTSHLYHRYEPTPYEVLHHLFEHYEIKPSDHVVDYGCGKGRLNFYIYHYFHARVTGIEMNETFYDIAINNKASYLKKHRRPTDSLNFYCCLAEDYEIDPTDNKFYFFNPFSIQIFRKIIENILISLEQHPREVELILYYASDEYQYFLEHRTAFTLKQEVLLPSHQRDHRERFLIYQLTY; this is encoded by the coding sequence ATGACTGAAAAAGATTATGAGACATTATTGAATATTGAAACCGGTGGGACAGATAAATATCATACTTCTCACCTTTATCATCGATATGAACCAACACCTTATGAAGTTCTTCATCACTTATTTGAACATTACGAGATTAAACCATCTGATCACGTGGTTGATTATGGCTGTGGGAAAGGACGTCTAAACTTTTATATTTATCATTACTTTCACGCTCGTGTAACAGGCATTGAAATGAATGAAACCTTTTATGATATTGCAATCAATAACAAAGCAAGCTATCTAAAAAAACATCGTCGTCCAACAGACTCTCTTAATTTTTATTGCTGTTTAGCAGAAGATTATGAGATTGATCCAACAGATAATAAGTTCTACTTCTTCAATCCATTCTCCATTCAAATTTTTAGAAAAATTATTGAAAATATCCTTATTTCTCTTGAACAACATCCGCGTGAGGTAGAGCTGATTCTTTATTATGCCTCAGATGAGTATCAATATTTTTTAGAACATCGAACGGCTTTTACACTTAAACAAGAAGTTCTTTTACCAAGTCATCAGCGTGATCATCGCGAACGATTTTTAATTTATCAACTTACTTATTAA
- the glgB gene encoding 1,4-alpha-glucan branching protein GlgB, which produces MFEIELARENHQLFKNDLKKNLVKQIKPYCEFTEIDRYLFSEGTHRQLYKKFGAHVIQNESGVLGTYFCVYAPHAQAVSVVGDFNEWNGQYHEMIGENGIWSLYVPKLNTLETYKYEITTASGTKILKADPYAFYAEQRPNTASVIYDIEGFKWTDDAWIEKRKQSNIFEQPLNIYELHLGSWRRHEGLVESESFHSYAEIMDDLINYVLEHSYTHIELMPMYEHPFDGSWGYQATGYYAASSRYGEPKDLMMLINKCHEAGIGVIMDWVPGHFCLDAHGLFEFDGQAVYEYPFPDAAISEWGTANFDLGKGEVRSFLISNALFWMKYYHIDGFRVDAVSNMIYWGGNQSRGENKGAIEFLRRLNTELFAEDEKILMIAEDSTSYPLVTAPVSVGGLGFSYKWNMGWMNDTLDYIELDNIYRPYHHNYITFAMAYAYSENFILPFSHDEVVHGKKSLVDKAPGDYWQKMAQFRLLCTYQMTLPGKKLNFMTNEIAQFHEWKDKEQVDWHLLKYPAHDASNRYIKDLNATYLNDAAFWELDHSFEGFEWIDVHNNEQSMFSYLRKAKDTDDFVVVVLNFKPISYNHYKIGVPMKGEYVEILNSDRDYYHGSNQYNGLPLVAQEGMIHGKPYYIDMTIPPYGAVILKYQPSLLKNEEVIEEEIVGL; this is translated from the coding sequence ATGTTTGAAATTGAACTAGCTAGGGAGAATCATCAGCTATTTAAAAATGATTTAAAAAAGAACTTAGTTAAACAAATAAAACCGTACTGTGAGTTTACAGAAATTGATCGTTATCTCTTTTCTGAAGGAACTCATAGACAGTTATATAAAAAGTTTGGGGCTCATGTCATCCAAAATGAATCGGGCGTGTTAGGAACTTATTTTTGTGTCTATGCCCCACATGCTCAAGCTGTTAGTGTTGTTGGGGACTTTAATGAGTGGAATGGTCAATATCATGAAATGATAGGTGAGAATGGAATTTGGTCATTATATGTTCCAAAATTAAATACGTTAGAGACGTATAAATATGAAATCACAACAGCTTCTGGAACGAAAATTCTTAAAGCCGATCCTTATGCGTTTTATGCTGAACAACGTCCAAATACTGCCTCTGTTATTTATGATATTGAAGGATTTAAGTGGACGGACGATGCTTGGATTGAAAAAAGAAAACAATCTAATATTTTTGAACAACCACTTAATATTTATGAATTACATTTAGGGTCATGGCGTCGTCATGAAGGATTAGTGGAATCAGAAAGTTTTCATTCATATGCTGAAATTATGGATGACTTAATCAACTATGTACTAGAGCATAGTTATACGCACATTGAGTTAATGCCGATGTATGAGCATCCATTTGATGGATCATGGGGGTATCAGGCAACTGGATATTATGCGGCAAGTAGTCGTTATGGAGAACCAAAAGATTTAATGATGTTAATCAATAAATGTCATGAAGCGGGAATCGGTGTTATTATGGACTGGGTTCCTGGTCATTTTTGTCTTGATGCACACGGATTATTTGAATTTGATGGACAGGCTGTTTACGAATATCCATTTCCAGACGCTGCTATTTCAGAATGGGGAACAGCGAATTTTGATTTAGGTAAAGGAGAAGTACGCAGCTTCTTAATTTCTAACGCACTATTTTGGATGAAGTATTATCATATTGATGGATTCCGTGTTGATGCAGTTTCCAACATGATTTACTGGGGGGGAAATCAATCACGCGGAGAAAATAAAGGAGCCATTGAGTTTTTAAGACGATTAAATACAGAATTATTTGCAGAAGATGAAAAAATCTTAATGATTGCCGAAGACTCAACCAGCTATCCATTAGTAACAGCACCAGTCTCTGTTGGAGGACTTGGGTTTAGTTATAAATGGAATATGGGATGGATGAATGATACGCTTGATTATATTGAATTAGATAATATTTATCGTCCATATCATCATAACTACATTACCTTTGCAATGGCTTATGCTTATAGCGAAAACTTTATCTTGCCATTTTCTCACGATGAAGTGGTGCATGGTAAAAAATCATTAGTTGATAAAGCACCAGGAGATTATTGGCAAAAGATGGCGCAATTTAGATTATTATGCACGTATCAAATGACGCTGCCTGGTAAAAAATTAAACTTTATGACGAATGAGATTGCACAATTTCATGAATGGAAAGACAAAGAACAAGTGGATTGGCATTTATTAAAATATCCAGCGCATGATGCTTCAAATCGTTATATTAAAGACTTAAATGCTACTTACTTAAATGACGCTGCTTTTTGGGAGTTAGATCACTCATTTGAGGGATTTGAATGGATTGATGTCCATAATAACGAACAAAGTATGTTTTCTTATCTTCGTAAGGCAAAAGATACAGATGATTTTGTTGTCGTTGTCTTAAACTTTAAACCAATTTCATATAATCACTATAAGATTGGCGTACCGATGAAGGGAGAATACGTTGAGATTTTAAATAGTGATCGTGATTATTATCATGGATCAAATCAATATAATGGATTACCATTAGTTGCACAAGAAGGGATGATACACGGTAAACCATATTACATTGACATGACGATTCCACCATATGGAGCCGTGATTTTAAAATATCAACCAAGTCTTTTAAAAAATGAAGAAGTCATTGAGGAAGAGATTGTAGGGTTATAA